From a region of the Corallococcus coralloides DSM 2259 genome:
- a CDS encoding class I SAM-dependent methyltransferase, with the protein MKTDLDVRTYNREAWNGEVGRGNKWTLPVSPEVIAAARRGDWSVVLTPTKPVPRAWFGDLKGKDVLGLASAGGQQCPVLAAAGANVTVFDNSPAQLGQDRKVAEREGLTLQYVEGDMRDLSAFADGSFDLIFHPCSNCFAPEILPVWREAFRVLRPGGVLLSGICNPVRYLFDPVEEEKGVMRLKYTMPYSDFTSLTDEERRRYTDKGEPMVVGHSLEDQLGGQLEAGFVLTNLFEDNYEGGKDLLSTFLPTFMATRALKPVSRS; encoded by the coding sequence ATGAAGACTGACCTGGATGTGCGGACGTACAACCGCGAGGCGTGGAACGGTGAAGTAGGGCGGGGCAACAAGTGGACGTTGCCGGTGTCCCCGGAGGTCATCGCCGCCGCGCGACGGGGTGACTGGAGCGTGGTGCTCACCCCGACGAAGCCCGTGCCGCGCGCGTGGTTCGGGGACCTGAAGGGCAAGGACGTGCTGGGCCTGGCGAGCGCGGGCGGACAACAGTGTCCGGTGCTCGCGGCGGCGGGCGCGAACGTCACCGTGTTCGACAACTCACCGGCGCAGCTGGGGCAGGACCGCAAGGTGGCCGAGCGCGAGGGGCTCACGCTCCAGTACGTGGAGGGCGACATGCGGGACCTGTCCGCCTTCGCCGACGGGAGCTTCGACCTCATCTTCCACCCGTGCTCCAACTGCTTCGCGCCGGAGATCCTCCCGGTGTGGCGAGAGGCCTTCCGCGTGCTGCGCCCGGGCGGCGTGCTCCTGTCGGGCATCTGCAACCCGGTGCGCTACCTCTTCGACCCGGTGGAGGAGGAGAAGGGCGTGATGCGGCTCAAGTACACGATGCCGTACTCGGACTTCACCAGCCTCACGGACGAGGAGCGCCGCCGCTACACCGACAAGGGCGAGCCCATGGTCGTGGGCCACTCGCTGGAGGACCAGCTGGGTGGACAGCTGGAGGCGGGCTTCGTCCTCACGAACCTCTTCGAGGACAATTACGAGGGAGGGAAGGACCTGCTCTCCACGTTCCTGCCGACCTTCATGGCCACGCGTGCCCTGAAGCCCGTATCGCGTTCGTGA
- a CDS encoding LysM peptidoglycan-binding domain-containing protein: MALQNDYQDVLDVAKNVGAKIETREENGKLVIKGTVDHAFDRDRMWDQIKAKHPKWNDEIMVMLTVTHNEPYGLHTVKSGDTLSKLAKDIYGDMKLYTKIFEANKDQLKDPDHIKVGQVLKLPPKTIANRA; encoded by the coding sequence ATGGCCTTGCAGAACGACTACCAGGACGTGCTGGACGTGGCGAAGAACGTGGGCGCGAAGATCGAAACGCGCGAGGAGAACGGCAAGCTCGTCATCAAGGGCACCGTCGACCACGCCTTCGACCGCGATCGCATGTGGGATCAGATCAAGGCGAAGCACCCGAAGTGGAACGACGAGATCATGGTGATGCTCACCGTGACCCACAACGAGCCCTATGGCCTGCACACCGTGAAGTCCGGCGACACGCTCAGCAAGCTCGCCAAGGACATCTACGGGGACATGAAGCTGTACACGAAGATCTTCGAGGCCAACAAGGATCAGCTCAAGGACCCGGACCACATCAAGGTGGGCCAGGTCCTCAAGCTGCCGCCGAAGACCATCGCCAACCGCGCCTGA
- a CDS encoding ChaN family lipoprotein produces MRASLALHLALFRRQRAQIARVVEGRTEAFRAYEARYRRRTSTYQRVVPLTHVHQRIAASDLVYVGDYHTLPLAQQTYLDLAERALASGRRVVLALECVEGRHQAALDAYLAGRLPERTLMSRLGHGPTPGFGPGAGIRAVLAFAKRLKLQVAAIDRRAQGERSLALRDAFAAERIAHVARAEDVPLVMVLVGQFHAAPCHLPAQVERALGDAHPRRGLVVYQNAEGLWWRLAREGRLGSAEAVELADGALCLMNASPVLCQQSFLDYLEAEGDDAPLLDRSAAERFRDMAELIGGLAGVPVGRELDSVEVTTAADGDVLARIRRRGRFTQAELSQLRKHILSRESGYIPRARTAYLASLSLNHAAEEAAHFVRHCAVGDAMDAPRGASEAFYARCLEEALGFFGSKLINPRRTCPNVTEWAKRFGEARGLERQIAAFVLAHKATESEAPDEAVKLLPLRRDRLFHGVSHALGYLLGDSLYRAFDAGQVDTADIRALFRDPLVEPRGAYLAWAARLRGL; encoded by the coding sequence ATGCGCGCGTCGCTTGCCCTTCACCTCGCCCTCTTCCGCCGTCAACGCGCCCAGATTGCCCGGGTGGTCGAAGGCCGCACCGAAGCGTTCCGCGCCTACGAGGCCCGCTACCGCCGGCGCACGAGCACCTATCAGCGCGTGGTCCCCCTGACCCACGTGCACCAGCGCATCGCCGCGTCGGACCTCGTCTACGTCGGCGACTACCACACGCTGCCGCTCGCCCAGCAGACCTACCTGGACCTCGCCGAGCGCGCCCTCGCCTCCGGTCGCCGCGTCGTGCTGGCGCTCGAGTGCGTGGAAGGCCGTCATCAAGCCGCGCTCGACGCGTACCTCGCGGGACGCCTGCCCGAGCGCACCCTGATGTCCCGGCTGGGCCATGGCCCCACCCCGGGCTTCGGTCCCGGCGCCGGCATCCGCGCGGTGCTCGCCTTCGCGAAGCGCCTCAAGCTCCAGGTGGCCGCCATCGACCGGCGGGCCCAGGGAGAGCGTTCGCTCGCGCTGCGCGACGCCTTCGCCGCGGAGCGCATCGCCCACGTGGCCCGCGCGGAGGACGTCCCGCTGGTGATGGTGCTGGTGGGCCAGTTCCACGCCGCGCCCTGCCACCTGCCCGCGCAGGTGGAGCGCGCGCTGGGAGACGCCCATCCGCGCCGCGGCCTCGTCGTGTACCAGAACGCCGAAGGGCTCTGGTGGCGCCTCGCGCGAGAGGGCCGGCTGGGCAGCGCGGAGGCCGTGGAGCTGGCGGACGGCGCGCTGTGCCTGATGAACGCCTCGCCCGTCCTCTGCCAGCAGAGCTTCCTGGACTACCTGGAGGCCGAAGGCGACGACGCGCCCCTCCTGGACCGCAGCGCCGCGGAGCGCTTCCGGGACATGGCGGAGCTCATCGGCGGGCTCGCGGGCGTGCCCGTGGGCCGCGAGCTGGACTCGGTGGAGGTGACCACGGCGGCGGACGGCGACGTGCTCGCCCGCATCCGCCGGCGGGGCCGCTTCACCCAGGCGGAGCTGTCCCAGCTGCGCAAGCACATCCTGTCGCGCGAGAGCGGCTATATCCCGCGCGCGCGCACGGCCTACCTCGCGTCGCTGTCCCTCAACCACGCCGCGGAGGAGGCCGCCCACTTCGTGCGTCACTGCGCCGTGGGCGACGCCATGGACGCCCCGCGCGGCGCGTCCGAGGCCTTCTACGCACGCTGTCTGGAAGAGGCCCTGGGCTTCTTCGGCTCCAAGCTGATCAACCCGCGCCGCACCTGCCCCAACGTCACGGAGTGGGCGAAGCGCTTCGGCGAGGCCCGGGGTCTGGAGCGGCAGATCGCCGCCTTCGTGCTCGCCCACAAGGCCACGGAGTCCGAGGCCCCCGACGAGGCCGTGAAGCTCCTCCCCCTGCGCCGCGACCGCCTGTTCCACGGCGTCAGCCACGCGCTCGGCTACCTCCTGGGGGACAGCCTCTACCGGGCCTTTGACGCCGGTCAGGTGGACACCGCCGACATCCGCGCCCTCTTCCGCGACCCGCTCGTGGAGCCGCGCGGCGCCTACCTCGCCTGGGCCGCGCGCCTGCGGGGGCTCTAG
- a CDS encoding TonB-dependent receptor domain-containing protein, whose translation MQTVLPRTLILCAVVFSAAPVHAQEAALLHASPPRAEARQPLQLDATLVDGGKVLELFVRYRGPGEAYVQVPMERQYGDLYRAVIPAEHMVSPGVEYFVEAAMVDGARTPLFMSALRPARVMVGTQTPEPPPARVPPGRKGAREAPRSSPDIDAFAPPSGAGEDDAASSAPTPPPSNGPGVRTGTPDSRTSNRADNADSRPGVSDPRTSSIPSGTDPRASNRTAASDSRASSRADGTDPRAPSRTDAQDSRTARTDGSRAPTRTDASDSRAPTRASGTDSRTSGRAGNSSDDAMAALNADLPPEPRADSRASSSSRSTLDDDLALYSAEDVLAVTTLQEEAVRTVPAIGASFNRAQMIALGARTVADVLDVVPGVSVSRDVQGFHRTAIRGLRNDAEVLFLLDGHRLNNFFDGKALMNLPVENLERIEVIRGPGSAVYGAGAFQGVVNLVTNHADGARGAITTGGVPRDDGRLALATDGHLSAAHTTGDLRLFADLDLWSQEGDSLVIDHDALDDEAVAQGLRDVDQPAGRTRDGRFFVNAGGGVSYGLDSAGRLGVTARYLSEKRDALVGLFDTVGNDSQLSWDMLLADLTWERPFSDGGQVRARLGFDQQSTNRLFQLTPRDFRTGDGLDRRFPEGLQEQTRVTVRTVTASVDADFALAKENHLTLGFVAEQQSLSQYDYTTNYTLDGRLRPSPAAPEGLVDLTKGAASRRLNLGLSAQDQWTVLSALTLTFGLRLDAIQLPDAQTSGTLDASKMVVRVNPRVGLVIAASDALVLKALYGRAFRAPTPQELVERIPDTDYNQGRFEGNPLLKPTTVDTFELGMDLVQAAGDTRVRVRANAFLQNFASPITPVDTSGNIVPLRNRELGVRVYGVEAEARLEASKRAVAWVNASLSRAQDLEVPEQSRLLTDVPQARFNAGVSMPLGDWLNLDVVVRSGAERRNNNRSTLELIRRYEIPAYSLITAQLRTEPFWEHFEVTLYAQNLFDHDLRDDVPRPDRVTGLLPREGVSGYLTLRASY comes from the coding sequence TTGCAGACCGTTCTTCCTCGCACGCTCATCCTCTGTGCCGTGGTGTTTTCCGCGGCCCCCGTTCACGCGCAAGAGGCCGCGCTGCTGCACGCGTCGCCGCCGCGCGCCGAGGCCCGGCAGCCCCTCCAGTTGGATGCGACGCTGGTGGATGGCGGCAAGGTGCTGGAGCTCTTCGTCCGCTATCGCGGCCCGGGCGAGGCGTACGTCCAGGTCCCCATGGAGCGGCAGTACGGAGACCTGTACCGCGCGGTGATTCCCGCCGAGCACATGGTGTCACCCGGCGTGGAGTACTTCGTCGAGGCGGCGATGGTGGATGGGGCGCGCACGCCGCTCTTCATGTCCGCGCTCCGGCCCGCGAGGGTGATGGTGGGGACGCAGACTCCGGAGCCACCGCCGGCCCGGGTGCCGCCGGGCCGCAAGGGGGCCCGTGAAGCCCCCAGGTCCTCGCCCGACATCGATGCCTTCGCGCCGCCGTCGGGGGCAGGGGAGGACGATGCCGCGAGCAGCGCTCCGACGCCGCCTCCGTCCAATGGACCGGGCGTACGCACGGGGACCCCCGATTCGCGGACGTCGAATCGAGCGGACAACGCGGACTCCCGCCCGGGAGTCTCCGACCCACGAACATCGAGCATCCCCAGCGGTACGGACCCGCGTGCTTCGAATCGGACGGCCGCGTCCGACTCCCGGGCTTCGAGCCGCGCGGACGGCACGGACCCGCGAGCCCCAAGCCGGACGGATGCACAGGACTCGCGCACGGCCCGAACGGACGGTTCGCGCGCGCCGACCCGAACGGATGCGTCCGACTCTCGGGCTCCAACTCGCGCGAGCGGTACGGACTCGCGGACTTCCGGCCGCGCGGGCAACAGCTCCGACGACGCCATGGCTGCGCTCAACGCGGACCTTCCTCCGGAACCGCGCGCCGACTCCCGCGCTTCCTCCTCGTCCCGCAGCACCCTGGACGACGACCTGGCGCTCTACAGCGCGGAGGACGTGCTCGCGGTGACGACCCTCCAGGAGGAGGCCGTCCGCACCGTGCCGGCCATCGGAGCTTCCTTCAACCGCGCGCAGATGATCGCTCTGGGCGCCCGCACGGTGGCGGACGTGCTGGACGTGGTGCCCGGTGTGTCCGTCAGCCGCGACGTGCAGGGCTTCCACCGCACCGCCATCCGCGGCCTGCGCAACGACGCGGAGGTGCTCTTCCTGCTCGACGGCCACCGCCTCAACAACTTCTTCGACGGCAAGGCGCTCATGAACCTGCCGGTGGAGAACCTGGAGCGCATCGAGGTCATCCGCGGCCCCGGCTCCGCCGTCTACGGCGCGGGCGCCTTCCAGGGCGTCGTCAACCTCGTCACCAACCACGCCGACGGCGCGCGCGGCGCCATCACCACCGGCGGAGTCCCCCGCGACGACGGCCGCCTGGCGCTCGCCACCGACGGCCACCTGTCCGCCGCGCACACCACCGGCGACCTGCGCCTGTTCGCGGACCTGGACCTCTGGTCCCAGGAGGGTGATTCGCTCGTCATCGACCATGACGCGCTCGACGACGAGGCCGTGGCCCAGGGCCTGCGCGACGTGGACCAGCCCGCGGGCCGCACCCGCGACGGGCGCTTCTTCGTCAACGCGGGCGGAGGCGTGTCCTACGGCCTGGACAGTGCCGGCCGCCTGGGCGTCACCGCGCGCTACCTCTCCGAGAAGCGCGACGCGCTCGTCGGCCTGTTCGACACCGTGGGCAACGACTCCCAGCTGTCCTGGGACATGCTGCTCGCGGACCTCACCTGGGAGCGGCCCTTCTCCGACGGCGGCCAGGTGCGCGCCCGGCTGGGCTTCGATCAGCAGTCCACCAACCGCCTGTTCCAGCTCACGCCGCGGGACTTCCGCACCGGGGACGGCCTGGACCGCCGCTTCCCCGAGGGACTCCAGGAGCAGACGCGGGTCACCGTGCGCACCGTGACGGCCTCCGTGGACGCGGACTTCGCGCTGGCGAAGGAGAACCACCTCACGCTGGGCTTCGTCGCCGAACAGCAGTCGCTGTCCCAGTACGACTACACCACGAACTACACGCTCGACGGCCGCCTGCGCCCCAGCCCCGCCGCCCCTGAAGGGCTGGTGGACCTCACGAAGGGCGCGGCCTCCCGTCGCCTCAACCTGGGCCTCTCCGCGCAGGACCAGTGGACCGTGCTCTCCGCGCTCACGCTCACCTTCGGCCTGCGCCTGGACGCCATCCAGCTCCCCGACGCGCAGACGTCGGGCACGCTCGACGCCAGCAAGATGGTGGTGCGGGTCAACCCGCGCGTGGGCCTGGTCATCGCCGCGTCGGACGCGCTGGTGCTCAAGGCGCTGTACGGCCGCGCCTTCCGCGCCCCCACGCCCCAGGAGCTGGTCGAGCGCATCCCCGACACCGACTACAACCAGGGCCGCTTCGAGGGAAACCCGCTCCTGAAGCCCACCACCGTGGACACCTTCGAGCTGGGCATGGACCTGGTCCAGGCCGCGGGCGACACCCGCGTGCGCGTGCGCGCCAACGCCTTCCTGCAGAACTTCGCCTCGCCCATCACCCCCGTGGACACCAGCGGCAACATCGTCCCCCTGCGCAACCGCGAGCTGGGCGTGCGCGTGTACGGCGTGGAGGCGGAGGCCCGCCTGGAGGCGTCCAAGCGCGCCGTCGCGTGGGTCAACGCCAGCCTGTCCCGCGCGCAGGACCTGGAAGTGCCGGAGCAGTCCCGGCTGCTCACGGACGTGCCCCAGGCGCGCTTCAACGCGGGCGTGTCCATGCCCCTGGGGGACTGGCTGAACCTGGACGTGGTGGTGCGCTCCGGCGCCGAGCGCCGCAACAACAACCGCTCCACGCTGGAGCTCATCCGCCGCTACGAGATCCCCGCCTACAGCCTCATCACCGCGCAGCTGCGCACCGAGCCCTTCTGGGAGCACTTCGAGGTGACGCTCTACGCCCAGAACCTCTTCGATCACGACCTGCGCGACGACGTGCCCCGGCCGGACCGCGTCACCGGCCTGCTGCCGCGCGAGGGCGTGTCCGGCTACCTCACCCTGAGGGCCTCCTACTGA
- a CDS encoding 5'-nucleotidase C-terminal domain-containing protein — MDRRHLTAALAALTLLPGCLAYNDSCTPLVDDPDAVVGYLGEEVQLGSAFTRHDNNALGQLAADAFLHAEDGAAKPTDLGIINGGSLRDEGLCVTRTSLRTGPLTDGVLHEVILFENLLVTVDLTEKQLVDLFEHSVEALAVEGQAIVSPSGAFLHVSEGTTLRVDCGRPVGQRVTALRVRGRDVSIPARDDASIRYRVAMSTFLLEGGDGYGGILGNAGQDPDRNPVTARKLGGTDANIAAAYMKSTYPSPVQALKEAPRIVFTNCARPSRPAPR; from the coding sequence ATGGACCGCCGCCACCTCACCGCCGCGCTCGCCGCGCTCACGCTGCTGCCCGGCTGCCTTGCGTACAACGACTCCTGCACCCCGCTGGTGGACGACCCCGACGCCGTCGTGGGCTACCTGGGCGAGGAGGTGCAACTGGGCTCCGCCTTCACCCGCCACGACAACAACGCGCTGGGGCAGCTGGCCGCGGACGCGTTCCTCCACGCGGAGGACGGCGCCGCGAAGCCCACGGACCTGGGCATCATCAACGGCGGCTCGCTGCGCGATGAAGGCCTGTGCGTCACCCGCACGTCCCTGCGCACCGGGCCGCTCACCGACGGCGTCCTGCACGAGGTCATCCTCTTCGAGAACCTCCTCGTGACGGTGGACCTCACGGAGAAGCAGCTCGTGGACCTCTTCGAGCACTCCGTGGAGGCGCTGGCCGTGGAGGGGCAGGCCATCGTGTCGCCGTCCGGCGCGTTCCTCCACGTGTCCGAGGGCACCACCCTGCGCGTGGACTGCGGGCGTCCGGTGGGCCAGCGCGTGACGGCGCTGCGGGTGCGCGGACGCGACGTGTCCATCCCCGCGCGCGACGACGCGTCCATCCGCTACCGGGTGGCGATGTCCACGTTCCTGCTGGAGGGAGGGGACGGCTACGGCGGCATCCTGGGCAACGCGGGACAGGACCCGGACCGCAACCCGGTGACGGCGCGCAAGCTGGGCGGCACGGACGCCAACATCGCGGCGGCGTACATGAAGAGCACGTACCCCAGCCCGGTCCAGGCGCTGAAGGAAGCCCCGCGCATCGTCTTCACCAACTGCGCCCGGCCCTCCCGGCCCGCCCCGCGCTGA
- a CDS encoding TIGR04563 family protein, translated as MATTDHRKQSLYFPEDMLEEIQREATRQDRSLSWIVQQAWKVARADIRRMPSVNDVLGPLPPRPVAAAAQTATSAPAVVTSSAPASSDEPSKP; from the coding sequence ATGGCCACCACGGATCACCGCAAGCAATCCCTCTACTTTCCCGAGGACATGCTGGAAGAGATCCAGCGTGAGGCGACGCGGCAGGATCGTTCCCTGTCGTGGATCGTCCAGCAGGCATGGAAGGTCGCCCGCGCGGACATCCGCCGCATGCCTTCGGTCAATGACGTGCTGGGCCCCCTGCCTCCACGGCCGGTGGCCGCCGCGGCGCAGACGGCCACCTCCGCTCCGGCGGTGGTGACGTCCAGCGCCCCGGCCTCCTCGGACGAGCCCTCCAAGCCGTAA
- a CDS encoding TIGR04563 family protein produces MAGTDKRKQSLYFPEEMLKEIQEEANRQDRSLSWVVQQAWKIARDRIKSFPAVNDVTGDERTDPREERP; encoded by the coding sequence ATGGCAGGCACCGACAAGCGCAAGCAGTCGCTGTACTTCCCCGAGGAGATGCTGAAGGAGATCCAGGAGGAGGCGAACCGGCAGGACCGTTCGCTCTCATGGGTGGTGCAGCAGGCCTGGAAGATCGCCCGCGACCGCATCAAGTCATTCCCTGCCGTGAACGACGTCACGGGCGACGAGCGCACGGACCCGCGCGAAGAAAGGCCGTAA
- the tilS gene encoding tRNA lysidine(34) synthetase TilS, with amino-acid sequence MPRASPESSPLPGRLARSYAEHGARSCSVLLAVSGGADSTALLVGTARVREALELRVEVATVDHGLRTEAAEEVTSVVGLAERLGLTCHVRRLALSPGAGLEARAREARYATLEVLRQERGLDFVATGHTLDDQAETLLMRLSRGTALRGARAIHARADTLLRPLLTCSREDVLAFLATEEVGFVVDPMNADPTYFRTRVRKDVLPALNRAAGFSTVEHLATFARLASEDEALLEGLADGAWARLVLTGGGLDAVGLRALEPPLWRRVLARLLGLAGARVDHATLERAREVIARGGVMPLSDGFLLKATGGRVRCVAPGGESPPAPLVLAGPGAQGDFGAWRFRVAAEGLPPPGVLALVLKEGTAWPLTVRSRMQGDRVRTRAGHRKVQDVMVDARVPSEERDARPVVVDARGVPLWLPGVLPRFVEPGVASHEVASRHSLWAFPPLTSERKTPPL; translated from the coding sequence ATGCCTCGCGCATCTCCTGAAAGTTCCCCGCTCCCTGGCAGGCTCGCCCGCTCGTATGCCGAGCACGGCGCCCGCTCGTGCTCGGTGCTGCTGGCCGTCTCCGGAGGCGCGGACTCCACCGCGCTCCTCGTGGGAACGGCGCGCGTGCGTGAGGCGCTTGAGCTGCGCGTGGAGGTGGCGACGGTGGACCATGGCCTCCGGACAGAGGCCGCGGAAGAGGTGACCTCCGTCGTAGGCCTGGCGGAGCGATTGGGGCTGACCTGCCACGTCCGGAGGCTCGCGCTGTCGCCCGGGGCGGGGTTGGAGGCGCGGGCGCGCGAGGCGAGGTACGCGACCCTGGAGGTCCTGCGACAGGAGCGCGGGCTGGACTTCGTGGCCACAGGCCACACGCTCGACGACCAGGCGGAGACGCTGCTGATGCGCCTGTCCCGGGGAACGGCGCTCCGGGGCGCACGCGCCATCCACGCCCGCGCGGACACGCTGCTCCGCCCGCTGCTCACGTGCTCGCGCGAGGACGTGCTCGCCTTCCTGGCCACCGAGGAGGTGGGGTTCGTGGTGGATCCGATGAACGCGGACCCCACCTACTTCCGCACGCGCGTGCGGAAGGACGTGCTCCCCGCGCTCAACCGCGCCGCGGGCTTCAGCACCGTGGAGCACCTGGCCACCTTCGCGCGGCTCGCCTCCGAGGACGAAGCCCTGCTCGAGGGGCTGGCGGATGGGGCGTGGGCGCGGCTGGTGCTGACCGGGGGCGGGCTGGATGCCGTGGGGCTCCGCGCGCTGGAGCCGCCGTTGTGGCGCCGCGTGCTCGCACGGCTGCTGGGCCTGGCGGGCGCGCGGGTGGATCACGCCACGCTGGAGCGCGCGCGGGAGGTGATTGCGCGCGGGGGCGTCATGCCGCTGAGCGACGGCTTCCTCCTGAAGGCCACCGGCGGGCGGGTGCGCTGCGTGGCGCCGGGAGGGGAATCACCGCCCGCCCCGTTGGTGCTCGCGGGGCCGGGGGCCCAGGGGGACTTCGGCGCGTGGCGCTTCCGGGTGGCCGCGGAAGGATTGCCGCCCCCGGGCGTGTTGGCCCTGGTGTTGAAGGAGGGGACGGCGTGGCCGCTCACGGTGCGTTCCAGAATGCAGGGCGACCGCGTCCGGACGCGCGCGGGCCACCGCAAGGTGCAGGACGTGATGGTGGATGCCCGCGTCCCTTCGGAAGAGCGCGACGCTCGACCCGTGGTGGTGGACGCGCGCGGCGTGCCGCTGTGGCTTCCCGGCGTCCTGCCGCGCTTCGTCGAACCCGGAGTGGCTTCGCACGAGGTGGCTTCCCGACACTCCCTGTGGGCCTTTCCTCCGCTCACGAGCGAACGGAAGACCCCTCCGTTATAG
- the ftsH gene encoding ATP-dependent zinc metalloprotease FtsH — MRSTYKTIGLWVILIVLFVAFYNFFSQGNEQVQEPTFTQLLTKVEEKKVRAVSVKGNTYSGTFSDSNDKFRTTGPAPDVAVLNQLRASGVDVKYEREEQNSLWLTILGQWMPVVFLFLFFIFFMRQLQGGSGKAMTFGKSKAKLLSESHNKVTFADVAGVDECKEELEEIVAFLKDPKKFTKLGGRIPKGVLMMGPPGTGKTLLARAVAGEAGVPFFSISGSDFVEMFVGVGASRVRDLFEQGKKNAPCIIFIDEIDAVGRHRGAGLGGGHDEREQTLNQLLVEMDGFESNDGVILIAATNRPDVLDPALQRPGRFDRRIIVPRPDLKGRLGVLKVHTRRVPLAPEVELEVIARGTPGMTGADLENLVNESALMAARQNKERVDLADFEQAKDKVFMGPERRSMIMTDKEKRNTAVHEAGHALLAKLLPGCDPLHKVTIIPRGQALGVTWSLPTEDKVNGYRKQILDQITMAMGGRIAEELMFNEMSSGAANDIERATETARAMVCRWGMSEKMGPLAFGKSDGEVFLGRDFNSSKDYSEDTARQIDAEVRSIVVGCYTLGKQLLTDKLDVLQRVSDALVEYETLDAEDVNIILQGGQLTRERPAPRVSSTPKPTEKKDKRKILDALEGLPNMEPKKA; from the coding sequence GTGCGTTCGACCTACAAGACCATCGGGCTCTGGGTCATCCTGATCGTCCTCTTCGTCGCCTTCTACAATTTCTTCTCCCAAGGCAACGAGCAGGTGCAGGAACCGACCTTCACCCAGCTTCTGACCAAGGTGGAGGAGAAGAAGGTCCGTGCCGTCTCCGTCAAGGGCAACACCTACTCCGGCACGTTCAGCGACTCGAACGACAAGTTCCGGACGACGGGGCCCGCGCCGGACGTGGCCGTGCTCAACCAGCTCCGCGCCTCTGGCGTGGACGTGAAGTACGAGCGCGAGGAGCAGAACAGCCTCTGGCTGACCATCCTCGGGCAGTGGATGCCTGTCGTCTTCCTGTTCCTGTTCTTCATCTTCTTCATGCGCCAGCTCCAGGGCGGCAGCGGCAAGGCGATGACGTTCGGGAAGTCGAAGGCGAAGCTCCTCAGCGAGAGCCACAACAAGGTCACGTTCGCGGACGTGGCCGGCGTGGACGAGTGCAAGGAGGAGCTGGAGGAGATCGTCGCCTTCCTCAAGGACCCCAAGAAGTTCACCAAGCTGGGCGGCCGCATCCCCAAGGGCGTCCTGATGATGGGCCCTCCGGGCACGGGCAAGACGCTGCTCGCCCGCGCGGTGGCCGGTGAAGCGGGCGTCCCGTTCTTCTCCATCTCCGGCTCGGACTTCGTGGAGATGTTCGTGGGCGTCGGCGCCAGCCGCGTGCGCGACCTCTTCGAGCAGGGCAAGAAGAACGCCCCCTGCATCATCTTCATCGACGAGATCGACGCCGTGGGCCGCCACCGTGGCGCGGGCCTGGGCGGCGGTCACGACGAGCGTGAGCAGACGCTCAACCAGCTGCTGGTGGAGATGGACGGCTTCGAGTCCAACGACGGCGTCATCCTCATCGCCGCCACCAACCGTCCGGACGTGCTGGACCCGGCGCTCCAGCGCCCGGGCCGCTTCGACCGCCGCATCATCGTTCCCCGTCCGGACCTCAAGGGCCGCCTGGGCGTGCTGAAGGTGCACACCCGCCGCGTGCCGCTGGCCCCGGAGGTGGAGCTGGAGGTCATCGCCCGCGGAACGCCCGGCATGACGGGCGCGGACCTGGAGAACCTGGTCAACGAGTCGGCCCTGATGGCCGCGCGCCAGAACAAGGAGCGCGTGGACCTGGCGGACTTCGAGCAGGCGAAGGACAAGGTCTTCATGGGCCCGGAGCGCCGGTCCATGATCATGACCGACAAGGAGAAGCGGAACACGGCCGTTCACGAGGCCGGCCACGCGCTCCTCGCCAAGCTGCTGCCCGGCTGCGACCCCTTGCACAAGGTCACCATCATCCCGCGCGGTCAGGCCCTGGGCGTCACCTGGAGCCTGCCCACCGAGGACAAGGTGAACGGCTACCGCAAGCAGATCCTGGACCAGATCACCATGGCCATGGGTGGCCGCATCGCCGAAGAGCTCATGTTCAACGAGATGAGCAGCGGCGCGGCGAACGACATCGAGCGTGCGACCGAGACGGCGCGCGCCATGGTGTGCCGCTGGGGCATGAGCGAGAAGATGGGCCCGCTGGCGTTCGGCAAGAGCGACGGTGAGGTCTTCCTGGGCCGCGACTTCAACTCGTCCAAGGACTACTCCGAGGACACCGCCCGGCAGATCGACGCGGAGGTCCGCAGCATCGTCGTGGGCTGCTACACCCTGGGCAAGCAGCTGCTGACGGACAAGCTGGACGTGCTCCAGCGCGTGTCCGACGCCCTGGTGGAGTACGAGACGCTCGACGCCGAGGACGTGAACATCATCCTCCAGGGTGGCCAGCTCACCCGTGAGCGCCCGGCGCCGCGCGTGAGCTCCACGCCGAAGCCGACGGAGAAGAAGGACAAGCGGAAGATCCTCGACGCGCTCGAGGGCCTGCCCAACATGGAGCCGAAGAAGGCGTAA